The sequence below is a genomic window from Desulfomicrobium macestii.
CTGGGCTCAGGTTCGACGCGGCGGGATCGAAGACGAAATAGACGGAGCTCAGGCCATCGCTGCCAAGGTCCAGATATCCGGCCCCAAGCAGACGACCGTCCTCCTCGTAGCGGGCCAGCAGGTTCGGGCAGGGCGAGGAGTGCAGGTTGGCGATGAATTCGTCGAAGGTGCTCTCTTGTCCGAAACGAACCCTGGAATGTACATGATACAGGTCAAAAAGTTCTTTTTCGTAGCGAACCGGGCCAAAACTGACGCCGACATGACTACAGCGGCGCAGCACGCGTTTTTGCCCGCGGCTGGGCTGGAATCGGTGCACGGGGATACGCAGGGGGGTGCAGGCCCGGCAATCCGGGCAGGCGGGACGAAAGAAATAGTGGCCGAACTTGCGCCAGCCCCGGGACAGAAACCAGGAAAGCTCGGCGGCGTTCAGGCTGTCGGCGAAGAAGAAGGAATAGACCAAGGTCCTGTCCGGCAGATAGGGGCAGGGCGCGGGTGGCGACAATTCGGGTTGGGAGTAGAGAATCATGGCCGCGCCCAATGCTCCTTGCGCACACCGGACGACATGCGGGATTCGTCCCGCTCGATGCCGTCCGGCCTGCTCATTGCCGTTCTATTTCGCCGTCTTGGACCAGGAATCACGCAATGTGACGGTCCTGTTGAAGACCGGGCGGCCGGGCCCGTGATCATGGCGGTCCGCGCAGAAAAAGCCCTGCCGCTCGAACTGGAAGCGCGCCTCGGGCGCGGCCTGGATCAGGGATTTTTCGACCTTGCAGTCGGTCAGCACCTCCAGGGAGGCCGCGTTGATCTGGGTCAGGAAGTCGGCATCCTTGCCCGGTGATTCCACCGTGAAGAGGCGGTCATAGAGGCGTATCTCGGCCTGTGCGCAGTGCCGGGCGCCGACCCAGTGCAGGGTGCCCTTGACCTTGCGCCCGTCGGGGGCGTCCCCGCCCCGGCTTTCGGGGTCATAGGTGCAGATCACGGCCATGATGGTCCCGTCGGATTTTTTGAGCACATCCTGGCAGGTCACCAGATAGGCGCCGCGCAGGCGCACCTCGCGACCGGGCGAGAGGCGAAAATACTTGCCGGGCGGGTTTTCCATGAAATCCTCGGCTTCGATGAAGACCTCGCGCGAGAAGCCGACCTTCCGGCTGCCCATTTCGGGGTTTTTGGGATGGTTGGCCAGTTCGAAGAACTCTTCCTTGTCTTCGGGGTAGTTCTCGATGATCAGCTTGATCGGCCGCAGTACGGCCATGGCCCGGGGGGCGGCCGCGTCCAGATTCTCGCGCACGCAGTTTTCGAGCACGCCCATGTCCACGCAGCTGTCCGAGCGACTGACCCCGATGCGCTCGCAGAAGTCGCGGATGGCTGCGGGCGGAAAGCCCCGACGGCGCAGGCCGGAGATGGTTGGCATGCGTGGATCGTCCCAGCCCGCCACGACGCCGCCATCGACCAGGTTCTTGAGCTTGCGCTTGCTGGTCACGGTATAGTTGATGTTCAGACGGTTGAATTCGTACTGAACGGGACGGCTGGGAACATCGAGCTGGTCGAGGAACCAGTCGTAGAGGGGCTTGTGGTCCGCGAATTCGAGGGTGCAGATGGAGTGGGTGATGTGCTCCAGCGAATCGGACAGGCCATGGGCGAAGTCGTACATGGGGTAGATGCACCACGCATTTTTCGTGTTCTGGTGCTCCTGATGCAGGATGCGGTACAGGGCCGGGTCGCGCATGTTCATGTTCGGCGAGGCCATGTCTATCTTGGCCCGCAGGATGTGCGCGCCTTCGGGGAATTCCCCTGCGCGCATGCGGGAGAAGAGATCCAGGTTTTCCTCCACGGAGCGGTCGCGGTAGGGGCTGTTTTTGCCGGGTTCGGTCAGGGTGCCGCGATACAGGCGCGTGTCTTCGGCGCAGAGCGAACAGACATAGGCCTTGCCCTTGGTGATCAGCTCAACCGCGAAATCATGAAGGCGATCGAAGTAGTCCGAGGCATGGTAGAGGTGCTCACCCCAGTCGAAGCCGAGCCAGCGCACGTCCTCCTTGATGGAATTTACGTAGACCGGATCTTCCTTGCCCGGGTTGGTGTCGTCGAATCGCAGATGGCAGCGTCCGCCGTAATCGCGCGCCAGGCCGAAGTTCAGGCAGATGGACTTGGCGTGACCGATATGCAGGAACCCGTTGGGCTCGGGGGGAAATCGGGTGCAGACCCGGCCGTCGTTCTTGTTGCTTCTGAGGTCTTCTTCGATGATGGCGCGCAAAAAATTTGAGGGTGCGGATGGCGTGTCCATGGTGATCCTTGAATGCTGCGTGGCGTCTTTGGGGTTATGAGTGTTGATCGCTTACGGTCAGGGGCATGGGCTCACAAGCCCGCCCGTTGATATGGGCCAGGAGCGCGTCGCGGGTGCTCGGAAAGGCCAGCTTGTCCCAGGGTATCTGCTCGCGCGTGAAGAGGCCGAGGTCTTCGGTTTCCTCGCCCGCGCTGGGTTCCGCCGTGTCCATGTGGGCGCTGTAGACGATGATGACCGGCGGCCATCCTGCATAGGAGAAGACGCCGACCAGTCCGTCCAGGGTGATGTCGAGATTCACCTCTTCGCGGATTTCGCGGATGGCGGCCAGTTCGACGGGCTCGCCCTCATCCACGTAGCCTCCGGGCAGGAGCCATTTGTGGCTGTCGTCCGGGCGCTTGCGGCGCAGGAGCAGGATCTTGTCGCCGATTTCGAGAATGACGCAGGTCACGACCTTGGGGTCGAGATAGACTACGCCGGCGCATTTCGAGCAGACCAGGCGGGGCGGCTCGTCCGGGCGCAGGCGTTGCAACTCCAGGGGGGCTCCGCAGGCGGGGCAGAAACGGTAGCGGTCGTGGCGGATGGGACCGGCGGTTGTGGTCATGAGTAGGTATTGGTCCTGATCGTGTGATCCTTGAGGGTTTCGCGGGCGTGACCCGCGAGGGATTTGGCCGGATACCCGATGCTGATGATGGATTCAACCCGCAAATGGGGTGGTATGTGCAGAATCTCGCGCACGCGGTCCTCGGCCGATCTTTCCTGGTCGTGGGGGCGCAGGCGGATCTGCACCCAGCAACTGCAAAGGCCCAGGCTTTCGCATGCCAACTGCAGGATGATGGAGGCGATGGCGCAGTCCTCGATCCAGGTGTCGGCCTTGTCCTCGTTGCCGAGCACGGCCACGCCCAGAGCCGCCTCGCGCAGAAAATGCGCGCCGTGCGGCTTGGCCGTGGACAGGGCCTCAAGGAGGGACTTGTCCGTGACGAAAATGAATTCCCAGGGATCGAGCCCCCTGGATGACGGCGAGCGCAGCACGGCCTCCTTGAGCTGGGCCAGGACTTCGGGCTCGATGGCTTGCGGAGTGTAGTGGCGGATGCTGCGGCGTTTGCGCAGGATTTCGAGCATATTTTCTTCTCCCGGGCCGATCTTCAAGGATCGGCCATGGTGGTTGTGCGCGCACTCCTTGATCAGTGCGGACGCATACCGTATCAAAGCCCTCATTGGGCGGCAATCGCCTAATCCTGATGCTATCCCAGGAGGAACAATGGAGGAACAATGGAGGAACAATGGATGGACTGATTCTCGTCTTGACAGCGCTGGCCGGGTGTCTCATGCCGGTCCAGCCGGCCGTTAACGCCGTGACCGCACAACTGATGAGCAGTCCGTACCTGGCCTCGTTCTTTTCCTTTCTGACCGGAACGTTGGTCTTGGGCCTGTTGTGCCTGACCCTGCGCCTGTCCTGGCCCGACGGGAAAATCATGATGAGCCTGCCGTGGTGGGCCTGGACGGCCGGGCCCATGGGGGCCTTCTTCGTGACTATGACCATCGTCGCCGTGCCGCGCCTTGGAGCCATGAGCGTCATGGCTCTCTTGATCGCCGGACAGATGGGCATCTCCCTGGTTCTCGATCATTTCGGGTGGCTTGGAATCCCGGCCCAGCCCATCTCCCTGTGGCGGATTCTGGGCGCGATCCTGCTCTTCACCGGCGTGGTGCTGATCCGCAAATTTTAAGGAGCTTGCTTATGAAAACAGCGCTGTTCGTATTCAACGGCGACCCCATGTGCTTTATCCACGTACTTCTGAACGCGCTCGACATGCACGCCGCCGGTCACGAAGTGCGCATCGTCATGGAAGGCGCGTCCGTGGCCCTGCCCCCGGCCCTGGTCAAGCCCGAGCACCCCCTGGCCAAGCTTTTCGCCAAGGTCCGCGAGGCCGGGCTGCTTGACGGCGCATGCAAGGCCTGCTCCGTCAAGCTCGGCGTCGCCGCCGAGGTCGAAGCCGCGGGTGTCGCGCTCATCGGCGACATGAACGGCCATCCGTCCATGCGCTCCTACATGGAAGCGGGATGGCAGGTCATCACGTTTTGATCCGGGACAGCCAGACCTGCCGGGGTGATGACGCTCCGCTGGTCATCCGGGTCGGTTCGCTCAACCCGGTCAAGCTCGGAGCCATCCGCGAGGTCATGAGCGGGCCTTTCCCCCTGGCCCGGTTCGAGCCCGTGTCCGCTCCCTCCGAGGTGCCGGATCAGCCTCTCGGGCTGGAAGAGACCCTGCGCGGAGCAAAGAACCGCGCCAGGAACGCCTTTGCCGGTTGCACCCTGTCAGTGGCCCTGGAATCGGGGCTCATCGAGGTGCCCGGATCCAACACCGGCTATATGAACCTGACGGCCTGCGCCATTTTCGACGGCCGTGAAATGTATCTGGGGCTGGGTCCCGCCTTTGAGCTGCCCCCGGAAGTGACCCGGCTGGTAGTGGTCGAGGGCCTGGAACTTGATCCGGCCGTGCGTCGGGCCGGGCTGACCGAAAACGAGCGTATCGGTTACGCCCAGGGCATCATCGGGGTCTTGAGCTGCGGCCGGGTCACGCGCATGGATTACAGTCGCCCGGCGGTGTCCATGGCCCTGGTCCGCATGGGGCTTTAGCCGCCTGACCCCGTTCCGCGGGCTGTCCGCGTCGCCTTGAAAAAACCGATTTTAGTGTGCATTGTCATGCCCTGCGGTCCCGGTTTTCTTGGCGCGCCCAATTTTGTTGGTCCACCTGCAGGAATCGTTTTAAAATAATCGTACGTTCAACCATATTGCCAACGAGGAAAATATGTCCCGCTCATATCTGGTCTATCGCTGCAAGGAAGGAGAGGTGCTCAAGAAGCCCGAGGCCGTCATCGCCCTTTGGGACGAGGATGTGCCGCGTTTCTCCGAAATCCTGGACGAGGCCACTGCCTCGCATCCCTCAAGGGCCCGCAAGCCAGGGGAATACTGGGAGATCGTGACCAAGGAAAAGGCCGACCCCTATGACTGGGAAAAGGTCGTGGCGCCGGTGAAGAACAAGGACCACGATCCGCTTGGCGACATGTGGAAGGAGCGCGCCAAGATCGAGAAATTGATGGAAGAGGGCGCGAGCCTGGAGCAGGCCCTGGACGTCATGACGCCGTTCAGCCACACTTTTCGCTACGAATCCGAGGCTCCAAAAAATCTTCTTCCCAAGATGGGCGAAGTCGAATCGTAGCATTTTCGGGGCCCCGGCGCCCCGCAAAGGAGACGCTCATGCGCTGGATCATGCTGTGCCTGCTTCTCATTCCCCTGCCCGGATTTTGCGGCGGCCCGGTTCTGTCCTCGGGCCAGTTGCTTTACGTGCCCGTGTATTCGCACATCTACACCGGGGACAAGGAGCGGCCGTTCAATCTGGCCGTGACCCTGTCCATCCGCAATACCGATCCGAGCGGCAGTCTGAAGCTTACGGCGGTGGACTATTACGATACCGACGGGCATTTGGTCCGACACTACCTTGACGCGCCTTTGGTGATGAAGCCGCTGGCCTCGATTCGTTACGTGGTGGCCGAAAAGGACGTAAAGGGCGGTTCGGGCGCCAATTTTCTGGTGCGCTGGGAGGCCTTGGATGCAATCAATGTCCCGGTGGTGGAGTCGGTCATGATCGGAGCCCAGTCGGGACAGGGTATTTCATTCACTTCCCAGGCGAGGGAAATTCAAGAACACTCACACGATTAGGGAGTACGGATGGAGAACGTGATGGAAGAACTTGAGGCGTTTGTTTCCAAGTGGGACACCTGCGACGCCAGGGAAGCATTTCTGGTTTTCAGACAGGCTCTTGAGGCTGTCGATGGCGTAACCCTTGATTTCAAGGCCCGCCCGGGCATCACCTATTCCCTGCGCGGCGCGCATCCGGCCCAGCAGGGGCGGGACCTCTTCGCGCTGATCGACGTCATAGACGACGATCCGGAACAGCGCTGGCTTTCGGTCTGCTTTTACGACGATCTGGTCACCGACGAACAGGAGCAGGGCGACTGGGTCCCCGGCGGTCTCATGGGCGAGGATGCCCGCTGCTTCAACGTCGACGAGGCCGACGAGGATCTCGTGGCCTATGTGGTCGAGCGCATCCGCGAAGCCGGAGCCGGCGCGGCAAAATAGGGCGGCTCGGCTTTTTTGACCGAAGAGGGCGTGTCCTTGCCGGTCACGGCCCATACCCTGCGGACGTTGAGCGGATCACTGCTGTTATGTTCAGGAGCAGCGCATGGCTTATATTCTGGCCGCCGACATCGGCGGGACAAACAGCCGTTTTGGTCTTTTCGGTCATTTTCCGGGCCAGGATCCGGAACTTCTGGAGTCATTTGACGTCCTGACCGACTCTGTCTCTTCCCTTGAGCAATTGCTGGGGCGGATTCGGGAGGAGGGCTTGGGCCTTGACCCCATGGACGCGGATCAGGTCGTCCTGGCCGTGGCCGGACCTGTTCGGGGCGGGAAGAGTTGCAGCTTGACCAATGCCTCCTGGGACATCGATCTGCGTGAGTCCGCGGGCGGATTGCCGTTTGAGCGAACCGTCCTGGTCAACGATTTCGTGGCTCAGGCCCTTGGCTGCCGGACCCGCGACGCGGCTGGGTCCTCCATTTCGATACAAAAGGGAGTGCCCCGGCCCGGAGTGGTGGCGGCGGCGGGCCCGGGGACGGGGCTCGGCCTTTGCGCCCTGGCTCCCCTGGCCGCCGGGTGTCCTGATTTTCTGGCCCTGCCCTCCGAGGGCGGGCACGCCCCCCTGGCCTTTGTCACCGAACACGAGTTCGAGTTTCTGCGCTTTCTCAAGGACCGAACCGGCCATTCCCACGCATGCGGCGACATCGTGGTTTCGGGACGGGGCCTTGTCGCCATGCACCTGTTTCTGACGGGGCGCGACCTGTCTCCGGCGGAGGTTGCCCGGGAGATCGGGCCCGAAAGCGAAACGACTGCCTGGTTCGCACGGTTCTTCGGCCGCGTGTGCAGGGGCTATGTTCTCAATGTGCTGGCCTTGGGCGGCCTTGACCTTTGCGGCGGGATAGCGGTCAAAAATCCCTTTTTTGCCACTCACGACGAATTTTTGCGCGAATTTTGCGATTGCCCGACCTATGGGCATCTTCTGGCCGAGGTTCCCATCCGGCTTATCACCATCCCCGACACGGGCCTTCGCGGCGCTGCCAGCCACGGAAGATCGCTTCTTGACGCGGGAATAAAGGACGCCAGCCACGTTTTTGTGAGGTAGCAACCTACGAAAGTGTCGGTATTTTTTAAGCGTCAAGTATAAAAATCAGATAGTTGTGGCTGGCACAAGAGCTGCTTCAGTCTCCTCAACAGGAGGCTGCCATGCCCGTCATCACAACGCCTTTCGGAGTTCTTGAAACCCTTCCCGACATCGAGTTTTTTTCGGGCGGCGCCGTGCAGTCCTGCATCGCCGCCCGGTCCTGTACCCTGTCCACGCCCCTTGGTCCCCTAGTCCCCCAGTTCACCGCCAGCAGCCTGCGCAAGCGCCAGTTGCCGGCCATCTCCTTTCATCCAAACGGCATGATCCGCAATCTTCCGCTGGAAGAGCAGGTCATGGTCCCGACTCCGCTGGGCATGCTGCCTGCCGAGCAGGTCACCTTCTACGATACCGGAGCCGTCAAGCGCGTCTTTCCCTTGAACGGAACCTTGAGCGGCTACTGGACCCAGGAGGACGAGGCCGCCATGGCCACGCCCCTGGTCCTGGACACGCCCATCGGATGCGCCCGGGTCAAGGCGGTCTGCGTCTATTTTGGTCCCGAAGGCAATCTGCGCAGCCTGACCCTGTGGCCGGGCACGGTGCTCGAAGTGCCCACTCCGCTTGGAAACATCGGCGCACGGTCCGGAGTTTCGTTTTTCGACAGCGGCGTGCTGCGCTCCTTGGAACCGGCCAGCCCCGTGGCCGTGCGGACGCCTCTGGGCGAACTTCTGGCCTTTGATCAGGATGCGGTGGGTATCTGCGGCGATCAAAATTCACTGCGCTTTCGCGAGAATGGAGCCTTGCTTGGCCTGACGACGTCGGCTCACGCTTTCGAGGTGGAGCTGGAAAACGGCCGCAGGAGGTCCCTGACCCCGCCTTTGCGCCGTCACCCTTGTGACGGCGAACGCATGGAGGCGGGCTCCATCACTCTTGATTTCAGCCCTGGACAGGTCAGCTTCACGTTCGCGGATTCCCCGCGCATCAAGGTCAGGACCGAAGGAGTCACGGCGTCCCGATTTTTTCTGCCGCTGCCCGGACTGTCGCCCATGTGTTCCATGGGCGCGGGCAAGTGGTAGACCCACACGAACCAATCCGCAAAGGAGGAACTGTGAACGTAAGTTGTCTGGAAAAAGTGGTGGAATACGCATCCATGCCCCTGCATGGGACACTCTCGCGCAAGCTCAGAAAAGGACTCAAGATTCAGATCAACGAAGGCCGGACCTATGAAAAGGCCGTCCTGTTCCTGGGTTCCGACTTTCTTCGCGTGACCGAGAAGGAAGAAGGAATGTCCGTAAATACCTACTATGGCTGGGAGGAGATCGCCTCCATCCGTACGTACAGTTCGGAACCGGAGGAATAGCCTTACGGGGCCAGCCCCCCGGACCAAGACCGGTCCCACCGAGGCATCGGTTGGGACCTGGTCATTTCAATGCTGAATTTTCCCGCTTGCCCCTGACGGAATCGAAAAACCGGAAATGACTGACGCCAGACATTTAAACCGGTTTGACCCGCGCGGGTTTCCTTTTTTCATGGGTGATGATTGCGCGGCCTATCCCGCCATCCGGCGCAAGGCGGTGAGGAAGCGCGAGCGCAGCTTTTCGCCGAGGAGCGCGCGTTTGACCGGCGGGAGTTTCAGGAATCCGCCGACAAGGGCGCGCATGAACTCCTGGGTGCGGCTCTCAGGATTGTCGAAGATGAAGGTCTGGAAGGTGTCGCGCTCCAGCGCCTGCAGCATGACCCGCTCGAAGCTGTCCTCGGGGTGATACACTTTTTGCGGGCGAGGCTTAAGGGTGAGCGCCCCGGTCGGACATTTCAGGGCGCAGACCCCGCAGCCCAGGCACACGGCTTCGATCAGGGCCAGTTTCGCGGGTTTGCGGGACGCACTGGCGGCGTCTTCCCGTGGGTGCATGCTCACGGCGTTGACCGGGCAGGCCTTGGCGCACAGGCCGCAGCCCGTGCACAGGTTTTCGTCCACCACGGCCACGAAGTTCGATGTGACCAGGATGCCCGTGTAACCGGTCTCCCGCACGCCCTGGAGCAGATTGCAGCAGCAGCCGCAGCAGTGGCAGATGAAGCCGGCGTCGCGGCGGACGTTGTCGGCGGTCAGGGTCAGGCCCTGGTCCCGGGAGCGGGCCAGGATGTCGCGCATCTGCATCCTGTCTATGGGTTTGGCGAAGCCGTTGCGGATCAGGAAGCGCGCGCCGGTGCCCATGGAGGTGCAGGTGTCCATGGGCGTGCGGCAGGGCGCGTGCCCGAGATGGTGCTTCTCGTGGCGGCAGGAGCACAGCCCGAGTGAAAATTCCGTGTGTTCCTCGATGAGCGCGGAAGCCTTCTCGTAATCCAGGATCTCCACATGTTCCCCCAGCGCCTCTTCGTGCGGCAGGGTGCGCATGACCGAGGTGGCCTGGCCGTCCCCGAAATTGGCGTGCAGGAAATCCTTGTCCCCGAACATGTAGGCCTGAAAAAGCTCCGCCCAGCGTGCACGCGGCAGATCCGGCCCGGTGCGCATCATGGTGAACTCGAAGAAGCCGATGACAATGGGGCTGACCATGTACTGGTAGCGCGCGCCGTCCCAGATATCGATGACCAGCCCTTTTGCGCAGAGTCCCTCGATCATGGGGCGCAGGGCGTCTTCGGGTTCGCCCAGCATGGTCGAGATGCGCTCCAGGGTAGAGGGGCGGTAGGGCATGCGCGCGACCAGTTCGGCCTCGGGCCTGGAATACAGCTCTTCCACCAACTGTCTGAAGATCGGTGTCCATGGAGTGCGCACCGGGGCCTGGTCGAGGCGGTGTCCAAGTTTGCGGAAGATGTCCTTGCTTGTGATGTGTCCCATGATGATCCCTGGTTGCGCGGTTGATGGGCGATGATGCCCCCGCCCCGGCCGGAATTGCAAGCACGAATCCGTTCATTCGCGCCACGCGGCGTTGACAAGCGCGTCAGACTGGTTCAGACATTGGTCCTACCAATTTATCGGGTCGTTCGCGGCATGTCCTGCGCGGCCTCCATCGGGAGGATCTCATGTTTGAAGTAGTCGCTTTGTATCTGGCCGTGGGCGCGGTGGCTGGCGTTCTGGCCGGATTGCTGGGCATCGGGGGCGGACTTGTCATCGTGCCCATGCTGGTTTTTTGCATGGAGTTGCAGAATCTGCCCCAGGAGCTGATCATGCATCTGGCGCTGGGCACCTCCATGGCCAGCATCATGTTCACCTCGGTTTCGAGCTTCATGGCCCATCATCGCCGGGGCGCGGTGGAGTGGAGCGTGGTCAGGCGCATCGTGGCGGGCATCCTGGTCGGTACGTTCCTCGGAGCCTGGGTGGCCGCGCAGATGAGCACCGGGGCGCTCAAGATATTCTTCGTCATTTTTCTTTACTACGTCTGTTACCAGATGCTCTCCGGGAAGAAACCCAAGCCGTCGCGCGTGATGCCGGGAACGGCAGGGATGTTTGGGGCCGGCAATGTCATCGGGGTGGTTTCGAGCCTGGTCGGCATCGGCGGGGGCACCCTTTCCGTGCCGTTCATGGTCTGGCACAACATTCCCATCCATAAGGCCATAGGCACTTCCGCCGCCATAGGCTTTCCCATCGCCGTGGCAGGAACGGTGGGCTACATCATGAACGGCTGGGGCGTGGACACCCTGCCGCCCTATTCCCTGGGCTATGTCTCTCTGGTGGCCTTGGTCTCCATTGCGGTCATGAGTGTCATCACCGCTCCCTTGGGCGTGCGACTGGCACACAGCCTGCCCGTGGACAAATTGAAGAGGGTGTTCGCTCTGATCCTCTTTCTGGTCGGCACCAAGATGCTGGTTTCGCTTTTCTAGCCGGGGCGGGGCGGCCGGGTCTTTTGCGGTCCCGGTTTTTTGCCCGGCCGGATGATTGCGTCTTTGAGTGATCCGGAACGATTCTTCCATAGCGGGGAATCGTTCCGTTTTTTTTGGCCTTTTGCCAGGCGCTCTCGGCCGCTTTCAGCCAACCGGAAGCCGGAGCGTTCGGCTTTGGGACAGGGGCGGTCCTACATGTACCAGCGCCAGCTTTGCCCGGCCCGGAAGAGTTCACGCAGGGTGAGCGGCCTGTTGCCGGCGATCTTCTTGGCCAGATAGATGAAGAGGTAGGCTGTCTGGAGGGCATCGCCCAGGGCATCGTGGGCCGTGAAGCGGGGCAGTTCAAACTCCCGGGCCAGGTCGGTCAGCACATAGGAGATGCTCAGGTTGTACTGTTCGTAATGCGAGGGCGTGCGTTTCTCGCGCCACAGCATGGCCATGCGCATGGTGTCGAGGCAGGGGTTGGCCAAGGGGCGGCCGTGATTTTTTTTGCAGGCCCTGTTCAGGAAACTCATGTCCAGCCCCACGTGGTGCCCGACGATGAGGGTGCCCTTGCAGAATTCGATCAGTCCGGGAAGAACCTCGGCCAGGGGCGGAGCCTCGGCGATGGCCTCGGGGGTGATGCGGTGGATGAGGGTGCTTGTCTTGGGGAGCGGGATGCTGGGCCGCACCAGAATGCTGAAACTTTCGCCTGGCACGATGGCCAGTCCGCGCACACGCACGGCTCCAATGGAGACGATCTCCTCCTTGCGAGCGGAGAGGCCGGTCAGCTCCGTGTCCAGCACCGTGTAGACGTACTCCTCCAGGGGGCGGGTCTGGTCCAGCTTTCGGCACAGACGGTTGTTTTCGTCCAGCGCGGGCAGGCTTGAGGCCCTTTGACCAAGCCCCATCAGGGCGAGCAGATTTTTCGGTGTGGGAAGATTCATGCTCATGCCATGTTCAGCCGGAAGACTTCGCGCAGCACTCCGTGCAGCGGGGTGATCACTCCAAAGGCTTCGCGCAGGGTTCTTTTTTCCAGGGCCGAGAGGGTCCCCGGGTCAAGGCGGTTATCCGGTGGCACGCCCTGCTCCATCTGTTCGAGCTGGTGCATGAGCCGTGAATGCAGCAGGAATTCGAAGGCCTCCCGCGCTTCGTGGAACAAATCGCGCGACAGATGCCCCTCCTGATGCAGCAGTTCAAGCCTGCCGAGGGTGCTCGTTTCGCGGATGCCGTAATAAAGGGCCATGACCCGCGCAAAATCCATGAAGGGCAGCAGGCCCCTGGTCTTTATGTCCAGTGTGTTCTTGTGGGCTCCATCCTTTTCGACCATGAAATTCTTGAAAAATGTCAGCGGCGGTTTGGAGTTCAGGCATTCCGCGGCCAGGTAGCGCAGGAACAGATCCTTGCCGGCGCAGGCGTTG
It includes:
- a CDS encoding sulfite exporter TauE/SafE family protein, encoding MFEVVALYLAVGAVAGVLAGLLGIGGGLVIVPMLVFCMELQNLPQELIMHLALGTSMASIMFTSVSSFMAHHRRGAVEWSVVRRIVAGILVGTFLGAWVAAQMSTGALKIFFVIFLYYVCYQMLSGKKPKPSRVMPGTAGMFGAGNVIGVVSSLVGIGGGTLSVPFMVWHNIPIHKAIGTSAAIGFPIAVAGTVGYIMNGWGVDTLPPYSLGYVSLVALVSIAVMSVITAPLGVRLAHSLPVDKLKRVFALILFLVGTKMLVSLF
- a CDS encoding 3'-5' exonuclease, yielding MNLPTPKNLLALMGLGQRASSLPALDENNRLCRKLDQTRPLEEYVYTVLDTELTGLSARKEEIVSIGAVRVRGLAIVPGESFSILVRPSIPLPKTSTLIHRITPEAIAEAPPLAEVLPGLIEFCKGTLIVGHHVGLDMSFLNRACKKNHGRPLANPCLDTMRMAMLWREKRTPSHYEQYNLSISYVLTDLAREFELPRFTAHDALGDALQTAYLFIYLAKKIAGNRPLTLRELFRAGQSWRWYM